TTAGAACCGCCTTTTCTCTGCTTACCTCCTTTCCAACCCTTTTCTCCCCCTCGTCTCCGCTGTTCCGCTGCCCCCGGAGCTCAACCTCTCCAGCCGGACCCGGAACCGGACCCTGAAAGCCTTGCACTGCCGCTTGATGGCCCAAAAGAACGCCGGGAAATTGTCCGACTGGCTTGGGAGAAGCTAGTCCGTTGGTCTCGTTCTTTGCAGTCTAGAGCCAAAACTGACGTCCTTGAACGTACTAATAAGGTCATTACTATTTTACTGctttttctattttcttcaCTCTAAGTGCATTGTCTCATTTTCCTGTTCCCTACTTTTGTGGGATATTGCTGCGTATTTGCCCACTTGGATATTATTTTCACTACCTGGTATTACAATACCCTAATATGCTTTGACTTCTTTATGTTGTGCTTCATCATTCTCCTAATTTCCTTTCCATCTTTATGCACATCCTAAAATGCTTAGTCTACCACATGAAAATTTGCGTATGGATAAGGTTTGTGTACATCTTACTATAGTGGAAAGAATGGGTATGTTCTTGTTGTTGGTAGAaagacttttcaactttttatGCTTAGATATGTAGGCAAAGTGTACAAACCTTAGGCCCTTTAGATTTGTTTCTCTTATGGTCTCAAAGAATGTCCCTGCAAATCCATGACGAAAAGGGTTTTTCCTTCTATCAACTTCAGTTAATCTCTTGATCATCAAGTAATTAGAAATGAATTCTTGACCCCACCCCCCTCCtgcagaaagaaagaaaaagttgaaaaaacTCTCTTCTTAAGTTACTGGCTTGttgtttttcttcctttcccCTTTTTGGTGGTTCTTGGGTTGGGTGAATTAAATGTTAGTGCTGATTGATGCAATTTTTAATGTCTAGATAGTGGTTCTTGGAGGTGGATCTTTCGGAACAGCAATGGCAGCGCATGTTGCAGCGAGAAAATCCCAGTTGGAAGTGAATATGcttgttagagatcctcaagtTTGTCGATCAATAAATGAGGAACACCATAACTTGTGAGTTTCTGCCTTTAATTCTGGTCTTGTATATACTTTAGGTTTTTAACATAACCAAAAGCATAGCCGTCACCTGGACCTAAACTCCCTGCCAATTCCACTCAGTCCATCCGATGAAAAAGGGTGGCGAGtgcagagagagagagagagagtgagagaTGTTCTTGATCTATTGGGTTTTCATGTTAATAGGCTAAGCTTGCCAGTTGAGGAATTTCTTGTCATTTTGTTCTTCGTAACCTTTCTCCTTCTCTTTTGCTTCAGTAAGTATTTTCCACAGCACGAGCTACCAAAAAATGTCATTGCAACTACTGATGCAAAAGCTGCTCTGCTAGGTGCAGATTTTTGCTTACATGCTGTACCTGTTCAggtatattttatgttttcttaGTTCATCGTTTGTTTATAGTGCGATGAACTATGCTTGGAACCCTGGAAGCAAAATTACTATCTCATGTCCTAGTCCTTAGTTGCTTGGATTTACAGCTAAAGTTTGTCCATTTATTCTGATTTGGTTGATCTCTTATTTTGTAACTAGTTTAACATTAAGGAAAGTTTTGCATTTACCAATGCAGTTCAGCTCATCATTCCTTGAGGAAATTGCAAACTATGTTGATCCAGGCTTACCTTTCATATCTCTTAGCAAGGGTTTAGAGCTAAACACATTAAGAATGATGTCTCAGATAATTCCCAAAGCACTGAAAAATCCTCGTCAACCCTATGTTGTTCTATCTGGTCCTTCCTTTGCACTAGAGCTGATGAATAAACTACCAACAGGTTGTTTGAacttttttgagaattttttttgccCTTGAAGTTCAAAAGTAAGCTTGCTTTGCTTGTGCAGCACTGGTAGTGGCTTCAAAAGACAAAAAGATAGCAAATTCGGTTCAGCAGCTTATGGCTTCTAAAAATCTGAGAATCAACACATCAAGGTATTTCAATCAGTAGTCAGAGCAGAAACATTGATtccaaatttatcaaaaagtaTTTACCACTAAAAGCTAGGGAGTTTTTTGACACTCCCTTTATGTCTTCAAGGGAAACACAATAATGTAGTGATCTAACAGGATCTATTTGATCTTATCCTGCCTTCAATTTTTTGGATGGGTTTCATGGACCTTGAAGGATCATCAGCaggaaaaaagattttttttgttcTATAAGAAACACTACAAAAATTGTTGCAGTTTGATTTTTATAAAGAAGGAAATCATTAAAATTCTGACATCTTTTGTCTGATTGGATCTCCTGTGTCATGTTAGTTGCATTTTTGGATCTCAGAATCATACAGttcctccgtttcaatttatatgacataatttgattggacacaaaatttaagaaaggaAGATTTTTGAACTTTGTGGTCTTAAAATATTATAGTATTTGTGTGGTTATAAGACTTTTGAAACGTGTAATCTTAAACATGGCTATAAAAGCTTGccattaagggtaaaatggaAAGTCTAAGATTAATTGTTTTAAAATTCAGAAAGATGTCATTCTTTTTGGAACGAATTAATAAGAAAATCGTGTCATATAAAATGAAAAGGTGtgagtaataaataaaagaacattTAGGATGTGCATATATTTGAAACTATTATGGTTTGTTTTTTCAGATGACGTAAAAAACAAaagggaagaaaaagaaggCTTCTTTCGTCAGCACACAATGTAGATCCCCCGttgctctttctttctttttaggGAAGGAGAGTTGTGCAGAGGGTTCTCCTCTGTGTATCCTCTGTACAGAATTAGATAAACTGTAGTTAATAATCTCTCTctcccaatttatatgactcactttttttttagttagtccCAAAAAGAACAACACATTTCTATTTTAGTAACAATTAGCTTTAAATGCTCATTTTAcccttgatgaaatattttatagCCACACAAACATCTATGACGTATTTTaaaccacaagtttcaaaagtttttctttctttcttgaaCTCCATGCCAAGTCAAACTACGTCACATAAATTTGGATGGAGGGAGtagcattttcttcttttggattCTAGTGGGGATAGATGGTGAGGTTGCTCCTAGTCCCAGTAACCTACTCTGTATAGAAGTGGCTGGAGTACCTCCAACACCTTTGGAGAGAGGGAGGGGGAGAGAACAAAGCTAATATCTGTAAAGGTTTTGCAGTCCTAATGCTTGCTTGTAACTCCTGATGTTACAGTGATGTTACAGGGGTTGAAATTGTAGGTGCATTGAAAAATGTGTTGGCAATTGCAGCTGGCATTGTGGAAGGACTAAATCTTGGTAACAATTCCATGGCTGCACTTGTTTCACAAGGTTGCTCTGAAATTCGATGGTTGGCAACAAAGGTTAGTTGGCCTTCATCACACCTTAGAAGTTTATGTAATTTTCCATCTTCTAATATTCTACACGACTCTCAAGCAGCTATTTGACTTATTATTGTAATTCAAGCATCAATTCCGAGTATGAGATATTAGGCATTGGTGTATAGATTTCTCGTTCTTCTGTTCCCAAGTATTTCGCCGCTGGATAGCTCCTCATGGAGATCTTTAGTGTATCAAGTCCATGTGGTCGTGCTTTCTAAAGAATCTGTGATTTTGAGCTATCAGCTTGATTATCTTTATCTTAAAATGCTGGTTGACGCTAATCTCTTTCCATTTAAGATGGGTGCAAAGTCAACAACATTAACTGGTCTATCAGGAACTGGAGATGTTATGCTTACATGCTTTGTGAGCCTTTCAAGAAACAGAACAGTTGGAGTTCGTCTGGGATCAGGGGAAAAACTTGACGATATACTTAGTTCAATGAATCAGGTTCAAATAATTGAGTTGCTGTATCATTTTTTGGCTTTGTCTGTTCTATCTCcttaacaacaactacaaatTTAGGTAGCTGAAGGTGTTGCAACAGCTGGAGCTGTGATTGCTCTAGCACAGAAGTACAAGGTGAAAATGCCAGTTTTAACTGCAGTTGCAAGGATTATTGACAATGAACTAACGCCAACAAAAGCTGTTTTTGAATTGATGAATCTCCCTCAGGTTGCTCCAACGCATTGCATGCTTAATAATCAATTACCGAAAGGGACTTAGTCATGTCAGGTGGCTCCAGAAACAATTTCATACGACCTCTGTTACTGTCTGTCAATTGTTTTGATTCTAATTTGCAGGTTGAAGAAGTTTAAAGAAGGCGCTGGTGTTAGAAAGACTATTATAGTTGCTGGGTGAAAGCTGAACATGTATACAACTTGTGACTGGCTGGCTGAGgctctaaatcaacaatttgggGAATGATCTTTGCCTGTTTACTGGTTGCATAGTGTTGATACTCTCCAAGTTTATGGTGATGAAATCTGTCTGAATTCCTTTTTACCATGTTATTAGTTAGACATGCGCACATATGCTTTGAGAATTTTGGTGGAAGCTGTAGCTTGTAATTAGTCATCAATATAACAACACCAATCGAGTGAATGTATTAGttcatttttttgtaatttgataGTGAGCTAATGCAACTGTAAAAACATTACGGCTATGTAACGGCAAATATAAGATGTAGTACGTATTTGTTTTCCTTAACAGACCTCTTTGTCTATTAATCCCTATTCCCTtttgttgttttcttttctttattggaAGGGAGAGAGTTCAGATGTTGTGGTGCATTTTAACTCTTTTTATTTAAAGGTTACTTATTGTTTTGGTCAaactgaaaattttatttttaaccaaAATAAAGTTTGTATACCACCTACTCATTGGACAATAGTATCAGGATCATAATAGAACTCTATATCATTTTATGTTTCAGTATCAAACTACTCAGTTTCTCATCTTCTAGGTAGGGTGTTAATTGCTCATGATTCCAAACACAATAGAGATCCAACTACAACTAGACAGTCAGCTGGCCATAACTATAATGGTCCTAAGGTTGCAAAATGTTTTGTCGGGTAAGTTCTTAGTTTTGTACTATGGACCCTTTTACAGGACAAGAAACCTCTGTCACAAATGTGTAATAGGCTCTCTCAAAATTCAAACTCTTGATAGCTGGTTTGTCTGTGCTATCATGAGAACATAAACATAGAAAATCATGAGCATTTACAATTGAAAGAATGCTCTAAAATGTTTAAACACAAAAGCAATACCAGTTTATCACAAATAACCAAGATGATCACACAACAGAACCAAAAACAATCAAGCAATCAAAATATCGGTTCCAGGAAGAAACTGTACAAACAAGGAACAGTAGTTGGCagaaaaaacataaaacatAAGACAGGAAATAGATCATAGCAAACCCGATAAATTAACTTTAGCTTGAAACTCTGTGTTTCTCTGGTGCGGGAATTTCCTTCCTCTGCTTTTTTAGTCTCCTGAATGAAGCAACAAAAAGTGAAGCTCAACACACTTGTTCACATTTGAatgtctcttttctttttgggaTACTTTAACTTGCCCTTAGCTAACATCGTTGCCCCTCAACTTTAAATGTGCACAAACGGACAAACtaatataaaatagaataaGTAAACAGACACATCCTACATCGCAAAACAATGACCGGTTTGCTAATATTTTTATCTatcataaattaataatttttgtcaGAAAATATTCTCCACTCTCCAGCCAAACAACAGAAAACTTTTACCAGGAAATAGGAATATACTTTTTGAAAATATACGTTTGTCCATATCATACACTCACTCAATCTCTTTTTTTGTAAAGCACAAGTTTTCCAAGAGTGGATCTATAACCTTATAGAATGTTCAGTCCAGGGAGGTAAAGAAAGaactttaaaagaaaattagttATGTAGAAAAGGATGCTAGTGCCATTGGGCAGTTTTACAATTGAGAAATCTAAAAGTTACCTGAAATGCAGTGGAAGTAACCTCAACTTCGATCCTTCTATCATACGGCAAGTGGTCGAAAGCAATGCTCTGACTTGAATTTGTCGTCTTCCCACTCCAATTGGCTCCACCATTCGAATGTTCCTCTTATTACTTTGATGTTCTTGGAGGTTTGAATAGACAGAGGCAACTTCCTTATTTCATTGCACCTTATCAAGGTAAGTACCTCCAGGTCTTCCCATATACTTTGTGGCTCCCCCAACGTTCCTAATTTTGGTAAGTTTCTCAACACTAACTTCCGAACTCTTGGAACTTCTGAGTTCGCAAGTGTTTCCTGACAAGAGTCGTTGCGTTCCACTAACTACTCTACCAGCTGTTTACAAGAGGTAATTGTAATTTCTTCCAAGTGCTTGGGCACAGACAAAGCCTCGCGAACGTTAAAAAGACATGTTAAACTTGAACAATTGGACATATCTAGCTGGCGTAATTTAGAAAATCTTAGACCGAGAAGTTGACTGAAAAGGGAAAAACTCTTTAAACGATATAAGAACTCGAGGTTGAGATATTCCAGATTCGGTAAAGGGTCAAACATTCCACTTCCTTCTTCAGCTGGATTGAAAGAACAAGAACAACTCCTAATGTAGAGTGATTTTAATCCATCAAAACTGTTGTACGCAAACAACTTCCTGAGACCCAAGCAACTTCCCCCGTACACATTTGAAGCAAACTGCAGCATTCCTGAGAGCTTTCCGTTATGGAAAATATCACTCCTGGAGACGCATATCGTCCTTTCTGACTTGTTGAATGGTACATGAAATGAAATTTCCCCAATTTCAATGCAACATCTTTTCAGTCTAGTCATCCAGATGTGGTCTCTATTGAAAATTGATGAGCTATCCAATCTAATAAAAAGGGAAGTCAGATTGTGTAGAGATGATATCTCATCAAAAGAAGTTGCTCCAAGATGAGTCACTCCAAATTTGGTGAAAGGGTTTATCATTTTACTCTCCATCATATTTAacatttcaatgctagacaaATTTGAGGAAAAATCCGTCAGCGATGCTCTCCAAATCAATTGCAGGCAGATTTAATAGCCTCAGATTTGTCAACTTGTCATGATGTAACCTTGTATTATCACAATCGAGCAATAGCAAATTGTGAAGATTATCGATAGGTGGTAACTCTGTCAACCAGTAGCAATTTCTTAGTATTAGACCATGTAATTGATATAAACTATTGATGGAAGAAGGCAGTGATGTAATACCAGTTTCACTCAGATTCAGAACTCTTAAGGCTGGAAATGCCAAAAAGAATTCATGGGGAATTTCCTAAAGGCGATCGTTATCTTGCAGTAGTAAAGTTATTGTCTCTGGGCATTCCGTGAAGTTATTAGGGAGACGTTGAATTTTATTGCTTACGGAAGATATTCTCTTGACAGGAGTTGATACTTCAGTATGTGATATCCCAATTCCAGATTGAAAAACAGAATTGTGTTCAACCCCAAAGGATTTAGTTATCCAAATAGCAACATCACGAACCATGTCGTGCATCTTCACAGAATCCAAATTGTGGCTTTCTAGCAAGCAGGCATCCTTTAGACTCTAAATCATTGTGATTCCCCTGTTGTAGACTTCTTCGTATGTTGCATGTTCACCAAGGAATTCCTCTGCCAACCAGCAATTTTTGAGCTCGTCTGTTGAAATGGACATAGGATATAAGGAGCAATACATGAAACACCTTTGAATGTCACCTCTCTTTTTGTTCACATGTTTGCTTCTTTGCTCTGAGGATAATTTAATATCCTGAGATTCTAAAGAATCAAAACTCCACTTGATGACCTTGTACATCTTTGTTATGAGGTTCAGACATTTTTAGTGATTTCAAAGCATACTCCCAGAGCTCTACCTTTGTTTTCCCTCGCATAGAGGTTCAAATAACAGTGACTGCTAAAGGTAAACCATTACACTCTCTTGCAATTTCCTTTGCCAATGGTTGAATATGCGCTAGATTGGCATTATCTCCTGCAGTTTTGACAAACAGTTGCCAAGATTCATCCTCATCCAATGTGTAAACCTTCATTTAGGTGTCTATTTTCATTTTCTTACAAACACCCAAAGAACGAGAAGTTATAATGACCTTGCTTCTTGCGGGAACTTCAAGTTGGGGTACACCTATATCATCCAAATTTATAGGTTCCCTAACATCATCTAGTATGAGAAGGAAACTCTTTTCTTGCTTGAACCTTTGATTTATTTTGCTGGCAATACTTTTTACAATTCCCTCATTATCTACCTTTAGGTTTAATCTGCCGGCAATTTGTGTTTGAAACTTTCTTATGTCTATTGGTGGTTTGGGAACTGTAACCCACACCACAACACCAAAAGGTAGTTTAAAACTTGACACATCAGCCTTTAGGAGCTCATTGTTCATATTATTCACCAACGTTGTTTTCCCAACTCCTCATGTACCCCACACACCGATGATGCATACCTAAAAGGATTCAAATACCACAAAAAATAATCTACCCGCAAGTGAAAAATGCAACAATGGTCATATAgaagaaatttagaaaattagaGAAACGAGGACGTAGGAGGCTTTGATcattcagtcataatcttttgaTCTCAAATTAGTTAACATAATCTTCACTTAACCTcctaaagaaaagaagaagtagCATTCATATTGAtaacagaaagaaaaaaatcaactttagtCTAGAAACCATTTTGACTATAAAATCTAATTAGACCGGAATTGATAAAATTAGCAACTACCAAATTCTAAACAATTTAGGATTGCCAATCATGATTTAATTCCAACAATACCTAATCACCTTCTAATAGTTGTAGGATTTTGTGGAGATTTTTTGTTGCTGTTGACCGGCCTCCTATTGGTGGTCCCGGCATGAACTCAACTTTTCTCATCTGGTAATTTTCTACCACCAAGTTGGATCCAAAGTTTTTTTTGACCTCTATAAGCTTGAAAAGTTGATCTCGCACATTTCGTGCTTTAGTGGAGACTTCCGAGCGAAGAATACACTTTGGACAACACTTATATGTAAGCTTCTTCGCCGCTCCAATGCTTTCTTGCATAGTTTTCCATTCATTCTCCAGCTCGTGAACATCTTCGATCCACAGGATAACATCTAGTTTTGGTTTATAGCCTTTTATCTCATCTTGCTCCACATTCTCTTTGATATCATCTCTAGACTTTGTTAGCTTCTCCATTTCCTTCCTTAGATTTTCAAGTTTTGATGAGAAATGGGTAGTATTTTCAATCTTAGGATAGATGCAATTACACACATTCTTTCCCAACTAAACAACAAGGCCACCTACAACATTAAAAAGTGTTCCCATTAAACAATTCTGATCAGAATGCTAATACGGGAAACTCTCAAAGATTATGAAAATGAAGCCAAGCTGATCTGTTTCCTGTTTGTTTGTTTAAGGCAGAAAAGTAATAAGGCGGCAAAGACAATTATTGGTAAAAGTCAAGGACTTAACATAATAACAAAAGTAGGCAACATGACTAAAATAATTAAGCACATCCTCTGCACTACTATAGGTACATGTCAACGATTTGGACTGGTTCAATTTTCACAACTAAGCTGTCTTTTGATATCCCACAGAGCTTCTCTGAGAAAATGATCGAAATAGTCCTTAATGTATGGATTTCGATTGATTTGGTCACTGATGTATAACAATGGGAATGATACTTTATCTATGCTAAATGGCTTAACACTTTAGTCTTTTTGTCCCTAAAAACCTAACGAAACAAAAAAAGTCCGATCAAATATAAGTGGAGGCTTCATCATGTGCAACTCATGTGAGATATCAAAATTCTAAACCAAAACCCCTGCTTCTTGTATCAGTTCCAAAGGGTTAAAACTCCAACCTTCCCAACAAAGGAGTTGGCACTTTTAAACAACCAGATCTTTTAGTATAGAACAACTCAAAGGCAAAGctaagattttaaatttataggTTCTTAATTTTACAATGACGACTTTAATGGGttctaaattttatatttgtacATGTTTAATGAATTTATTAACACAAATACACGTTTTGAACAAAATCTACTAGATTTAGCCGAACCCGCATGTGGTCTACTAGCTCGCCCCGCAACAACGTAACTACACCATACCTTACACCTCCAAATTATGAATCTTCAACAAGTTTTAGTGTATTCTAACTTTGAATGGAGATGTCTTTTGCTTAATGACTCTTAGAATTATGAGCCGACTAGTTCAACGCCAATTATTAATCTTAATTTTGTTTCAGTCATTTCAATGACTTTGCGAGTTACTCATTTAGTTTCTAGAAATCTAAACCAGTTTGGAAACAGGTTCGACTACTGATTAGTTTTAAAGTATTTCATAAAGTTTAAACTTTTGAATTCATTTAATGTTAACTATATAGGTGGTTAGCAAGCTAATGGTGTAGTTAGTGAGTTAGTTAGCAGCTGTAAAGTAGTAAGTTACAATGTACTTAGCTGTCAATGAGTTAGTTACATAAATCAGTTAGTGAGCTGTATATATAGTTGGTAAGATGTGCAAGAGCATCTACAATTGCAATGTAACAGTCTATTGCTAATCTCAAAATATCTTTCTCtcctatcttcttcttcttcatttgatTCTTCTTAGTCTTCTGTATGTGATCTATGGAAACTAACTCCCATTAATGGagttatcatggtatcagagcgtgCGATCGTAGGAGGATTAAAGTGTAACAACGATCACTAGATGATCAGATCTCGCCATTGAAGGTGACATCACAAAGAAGTATCAAAAGATCGATCTATTCTGAAATTTCAGCTAAGCTACAATGGTGATTAGTTCATCAAGTGAAGGAACTGACAATGCACCTTCTATAACTACAAAAATTCCTATAATCGATCACAATCATCCACTTTTTCTACAAACTACTGACACTCCAGGTAGTTCTCTGATCTTTCTTCAGCTAACAGGATATGAAAACTATGCACTATGGAGTAGGTCCTTTAGAAATGGACTTGTAGGTTTTAGTAAATTAGGATTTGTGGATGGTAGATTTCCTAAGTCTAAGTTTGAACCAGAGTTACATGATCAATGGGAAGAATGTAATGTTGTAGTGTTGTCATGGATTATGAATGCTGTGAGACCTGGTTTGCTAAGTTCTGTAGTGTATGCTTTTGATGCACGAAAAGTATGGCTTGATCTTCAAGAGAGATTTGATACTGTTAATGGATCTAGAATATTTCATCTACACAGAGAAATTCATACTCTCACTCAGGGAACAATGACTATTGTTGATTATTTTTCTAAACTGAGAGACATCTGAGATGAATGTGATATACTCATGCCATGTCCATCATGTCCTTGTCCTGAGTCGAAAAATTTTGGTGAACATTGTGACTACCAGAGGTTGCTTCATTTATGAGTCCTATTCTCCACCTAGAAGCCAAATTCTCATGATGAGTCCTATTCCCAATCTGAACAAAGCATATGCTCTTCTGATTGATTAGGAGAGTTAGAGAAATTTAGTGAATTCTACTTCAATTGGAATAGGTGCAGTTGAAGGTTCAGCACTGTATAGTCAGAGGAATACTCACTATAACGGTGGAGGAGGCACATCTAAAGGTGTGTTTCATGGTAATTCTTCATGAGGAGGCCCTAGTGGCTATAACTCATCTGGTGAAGGTTATAGTGGTGGAGGTTATAGTAGTGGAGCAAGTACTTCTGGAGGAGGTTACAGAGGAAAGAAGAGTATTGTGCAGTGTGAACACTATGGCTGTAAGGGTCACTCTAAAGACCAATGTTACAAGATTGTGGACTACCCACCAGACTTCAagtctaaaaataaaactctacCTTCAGGATATGCTAAGCCAGTTGAGCTTCCACAAAACTTTGGGAAAGAGACCAGAGGGAAAAACAGTCAAGTTCAGCCAACATCAAGTACAGTTCAACATCCTGGAGCTTTTTTCACTAAGGATCAATATCATCAAATTCTACATTTTCTGTCCAAAACCGGTGCTGAAAATGGAGTAGAACCAACTGCCAAAGCTGCTACTACTGATATAGGTAGTTTTATTTTCAAATCTTTTCTATGTAAATATGAAGCTGGGGAGTGGATAGTTGATAGTGGAGCTACTCATCACATCACCTCTAAGTTTGAAATACTAGATAATGGTAAGGAGGACTTTGATAGTTCAAGGAGAAATGTTCATTTGTCAAATGGTAAATCAGTGCAGTTTCTCAGATTGGAACACTAATATGTTTACAAATCAAACTATCTCAAATGACCTTTTCATACCTGACTTTAAGGTTAACCTATTATCTGTCTCTAAGATCACAAAGGAGTTACAGTGTATGGTTGgtttctttcttgattttcgTATTTTCCGGGTCCTTTTCACTGGACAGGTGAAGGGGATTGGTAAGAAAGAACAGGGAATCTACATACTAAGGGAAGGACCACATCAAGCTCCAAAGCAGCTGGTCAATAGTAGTAGTCATAATATGTCTGTAGTTCAAAGTGTGTCTACATCAGAGTCTGTGGATATATGGCACAAGAGGTTAGTCATGCTCCTATAGAAGTAACAAAGAGACGTGACTCACTTAGCTCATTGAGTAATAAGGATCACCATCATTGTACAGTGTGTCCACTAGATAAACAATCCAAACTTCCTTTTCTTGTAAGCACTCATATGTCAAAAGCTGTGTTTGAGTTGTTACACTGTGATATCTGGGGACCTTATAGAGTTCCCACTCATAATGGAAAAAGGGTTTTCTGTGACTGTTGTGGATGACTATAGTAGATACTCTTGGGGTCTTCTTGATTGCTTCTAAAGCTGACACTATAGTAGTGCTTAGATAATTTCTTAAACAAGTACAAAATGTTTTCTCTACAAGTGTCAAAACCTTAAGAACTGATAATGGCTGTGAATTTTTTAGTCATGCTTTCCAGTCCCTATTGTTTGAACTTGGGATTGCTCATGAAAGTACTTGTGTGTATACACCACAGAAAAATGGTGTTGCTGAAAGAAAGCATAGAACTATTCTGGATATGGCCAGGTCAGTCAGATTTCAAGCTTCTATTCCTCTCAGGTACTAGGGTGAATGTGTGTCTACTATTGTGTACATTATAAACAGACTTCCTTCCAAAATACTTGGTCTCTCTTTGAAAGGCTATATTTACATCTACCATCTCTATCCCATCTCAAGGTGTTTGGGTGTCTATGTTATGCTTGTCCTAAAGTGTTAGATAAGTTATCACCCAGAGCACTTCCTGCAGTGTTTATGGGCTATTCTTTCACACAAAAAGGTTATGTATTGTATGATCTTCATGCTCACTCATTCTTTGTCAACATGAATGTGGTATTTCAAGAACATTTATTTCCCTCCAAGGATTTACAAACATCTCCTAATACTCTATTTCAAGTACTTGAACTAGTACTCCCAGATGTTGATCCTCCTCATATGTCTTCTCCTCCAACTAATGTTCCTGCGGTGCTTCCAGTAGTATCTCCTAGTCCTCTTGCCTCTACATCTGATGTTTCTATTCCTATATTTGTAGTACCTATTTTACCAGTCTCAACTCCAGTTGAGCCATTTGGAAAATCTAATAGACCAAGTAAACCACCTTTGTGGCTGCA
This Solanum dulcamara chromosome 8, daSolDulc1.2, whole genome shotgun sequence DNA region includes the following protein-coding sequences:
- the LOC129900406 gene encoding glycerol-3-phosphate dehydrogenase [NAD(+)] 2, chloroplastic isoform X1, producing the protein MTCLLEPPFLCLPPFQPFSPPRLRCSAAPGAQPLQPDPEPDPESLALPLDGPKERREIVRLAWEKLVRWSRSLQSRAKTDVLERTNKIVVLGGGSFGTAMAAHVAARKSQLEVNMLVRDPQVCRSINEEHHNFKYFPQHELPKNVIATTDAKAALLGADFCLHAVPVQFSSSFLEEIANYVDPGLPFISLSKGLELNTLRMMSQIIPKALKNPRQPYVVLSGPSFALELMNKLPTALVVASKDKKIANSVQQLMASKNLRINTSSDVTGVEIVGALKNVLAIAAGIVEGLNLGNNSMAALVSQGCSEIRWLATKMGAKSTTLTGLSGTGDVMLTCFVSLSRNRTVGVRLGSGEKLDDILSSMNQVAEGVATAGAVIALAQKYKVKMPVLTAVARIIDNELTPTKAVFELMNLPQVEEV
- the LOC129900406 gene encoding glycerol-3-phosphate dehydrogenase [NAD(+)] 2, chloroplastic isoform X2; this encodes MLSLPHENLRMDKVCVHLTIVERMVVLGGGSFGTAMAAHVAARKSQLEVNMLVRDPQVCRSINEEHHNFKYFPQHELPKNVIATTDAKAALLGADFCLHAVPVQFSSSFLEEIANYVDPGLPFISLSKGLELNTLRMMSQIIPKALKNPRQPYVVLSGPSFALELMNKLPTALVVASKDKKIANSVQQLMASKNLRINTSSDVTGVEIVGALKNVLAIAAGIVEGLNLGNNSMAALVSQGCSEIRWLATKMGAKSTTLTGLSGTGDVMLTCFVSLSRNRTVGVRLGSGEKLDDILSSMNQVAEGVATAGAVIALAQKYKVKMPVLTAVARIIDNELTPTKAVFELMNLPQVEEV
- the LOC129900406 gene encoding glycerol-3-phosphate dehydrogenase [NAD(+)] 2, chloroplastic isoform X3, with the protein product MLSLPHENLRMDKIVVLGGGSFGTAMAAHVAARKSQLEVNMLVRDPQVCRSINEEHHNFKYFPQHELPKNVIATTDAKAALLGADFCLHAVPVQFSSSFLEEIANYVDPGLPFISLSKGLELNTLRMMSQIIPKALKNPRQPYVVLSGPSFALELMNKLPTALVVASKDKKIANSVQQLMASKNLRINTSSDVTGVEIVGALKNVLAIAAGIVEGLNLGNNSMAALVSQGCSEIRWLATKMGAKSTTLTGLSGTGDVMLTCFVSLSRNRTVGVRLGSGEKLDDILSSMNQVAEGVATAGAVIALAQKYKVKMPVLTAVARIIDNELTPTKAVFELMNLPQVEEV
- the LOC129900406 gene encoding glycerol-3-phosphate dehydrogenase [NAD(+)] 2, chloroplastic isoform X4 — protein: MAAHVAARKSQLEVNMLVRDPQVCRSINEEHHNFKYFPQHELPKNVIATTDAKAALLGADFCLHAVPVQFSSSFLEEIANYVDPGLPFISLSKGLELNTLRMMSQIIPKALKNPRQPYVVLSGPSFALELMNKLPTALVVASKDKKIANSVQQLMASKNLRINTSSDVTGVEIVGALKNVLAIAAGIVEGLNLGNNSMAALVSQGCSEIRWLATKMGAKSTTLTGLSGTGDVMLTCFVSLSRNRTVGVRLGSGEKLDDILSSMNQVAEGVATAGAVIALAQKYKVKMPVLTAVARIIDNELTPTKAVFELMNLPQVEEV